A window of Cucumis melo cultivar AY unplaced genomic scaffold, USDA_Cmelo_AY_1.0 utg000677l, whole genome shotgun sequence contains these coding sequences:
- the LOC127146411 gene encoding ribosomal protein S4, mitochondrial-like, with protein sequence MIIQLTVFFLFVFVVELDVHSIFSKRRKFSHLSHFYSRNRGIFIMSFLLLVRTSTFHVFDTGSIPVIRDVAKKRDERRYALPALRFQTCRLLLGNVRKRELTIIQRRILRKLRNKKRSIKRKIYPRENLNSYIQSQTTRKLPLFHGDLPITEMHRGRERTSYIPFPLNPETRSDVIPVRLHFSSTIPQARQPISHRRVCVNKGMVKITHFQVSHGDLISFQENEARRSGSEIRRSFYIEISVDKIIGKFLDHPVRMWRRNQREWFHLLKTQRGCRLLRKSRFLQELRSSMQEEDLERTKKFGSEKVCLGSSFAEHKRMKRNLYHFQSLFLSNRRKEKNLNLPTRRRSPIENNSSLYSNSTYCSASPHQFTMKSKIKSLSLPTHYSEVNHRTLKAVVSYGPNIGHIPHDIRLKDPNLPLRSGNGRGQNI encoded by the coding sequence ATGATCATTCAACTGACagtcttctttctttttgtctttGTTGTTGAATTGGACGTTCATTCTATCTTTTCTAAGAGGAGGAAATTCTCTCATCTTTCCCATTTCTATTCTCGGAACAGAGGTATATTCATCATGTCTTTTTTGCTCCTGGTTAGGACATCTACTTTTCACGTCTTTGACACGGGTTCGATTCCCGTTATACGCGATGTGGCGAAAAAGAGGGATGAAAGAAGATATGCCTTGCCTGCATTAAGATTTCAAACTTGTCGTCTACTTTTAGGAAATGTTCGGAAGAGAGAACTGACAATAATACAACGCCGCATTCTCCGAAAATTGAGAAACAAGAAGAGATCTATTAAGAGAAAGATTTATCCGAGAGAAAATCTGAACAGTTACATCCAATCACAAACTACACGAAAGTTGCCCCTTTTTCATGGGGATTTACCCATCACAGAGATGCACAGAGGAAGAGAACGAACTTCTTATATCCCTTTTCCACTCAATCCAGAAACAAGATCGGACGTTATTCCGGTTCGTCtccattttagttcaactaTTCCTCAAGCAAGGCAGCCGATAAGTCATCGAAGGGTTTGTGTGAATAAAGgaatggtcaaaattactcaTTTTCAAGTGTCCCACGGTGATCTAATATCTTTTCAAGAAAATGAGGCGAGAAGGAGCGGTTCAGAAATAAGGAGATCTTTCTATATCGAAATATCAGTTGACAAAATCATAGGCAAATTCCTGGATCACCCGGTCAGAATGTGGAGAAGAAATCAAAGAGAATGGTTCCACCTACTCAAAACTCAGAGGGGATGCCGCCTACTACGAAAATCCCGGTTTTTGCAAGAGTTGCGTTCTTCTATGCAAGAAGAAGACTTAGAAAGAACAAAGAAGTTTGGATCGGAAAAAGTATGCTTAGGCAGTTCCTTCGCTGAGCACAAGAGAATGAAGAGGAATTTGTATCATTTTCAATCCCTATTCTTATCGAATAGAAGGAAGGAGAAAAACCTCAATCTTCCTACTCGAAGAAGAAGTCCTATAGAAAACAACTCTTCTTTATATAGTAATTCGACCTATTGCTCCGCATCCCCCCATCAGTTTACTATGAAGAGCAAAATCAAAAGTCTCTCACTACCTACTCATTATTCGGAGGTGAATCATAGAACACTAAAAGCTGTGGTATCTTATGGACCTAACATAGGTCACATCCCTCACGACATAAGATTGAAAGATCCAAACCTTCCTCTTCGGAGCGGAAACGG